The DNA window TTCAAGTTATTTTGGGGCCCCCTGGACCTTAAAAGGGTGGGAAGCAACCCTCACCAGCTCCTACCTACTCCAAAGTGGTGGCTTAGGTCGGGCCAGGCTGACCAGTTGGAATTCTAGATACTGACAGATATAGGAATGgggaaaagcaagacagtctcccagagaaacaaagagcagagagagagagagactgaaaaaGCTGGAGCAGTTTGGTTGGAGAGGTataggaagagagacagacagtgaaacaaatatagagatagaataaagtggagagagagaaacaactcGAGACAGACGAAGTTCGActaggaggcagagaaagaaacttAAAAGGGTCAGAAACAGAAACATTCTTACACACACACGTCTGAGCATCCcagatctcttttctctttctccatacaTCGAAACTTCTGGGGCCAGCGAGAGGTTGGGGGGGGAGTCAAGTTATGGGGCTAGCAAGGGGGCAGGGCCTGGAATCTAGGAGATGGACCCCCCAGTCCCCAGAACTTGTGCTTATTTCCCACCCCATAGTTGCACCTCCACTCGCCCCCCTCCCCGCGCGAGCGCCAGGGTGCACCGGGGCGGGGGTGCTAGCGGTGATGGGGGCGAGCctcgcccctcccccccacaaccAGCTCAAACAAAGGAGCCCTAGCGCGCGGCTGTCCGGCCCAGGCGGGGACTCTAGAGGAGGGAATGGAGAGTGCACGCCCTGTCCCAGAGGCGAGCTGGCCCGGCTCGGCTAAGCCCGGTTGGTTCCGGCTACCTGGGGTTACTGGAGTTCCAATAGACGGCGTGGCGGAGGCCGGACCCCCCCCGGAGCGGGGACCCGAGGAGCGAGGCCCACAGGACTGTCCGCAGCAGAGGCAGAAGCCGCATCGCCCCCGGGTCTGGTCTGGCCCGGCTCGGCTTGGCCGGGCTCCGGAGTCAGGGTGAGGAAGGTACAAAGTAGACCGGGGTTGGGGGGAGGAtacagggggaggggggatgacGGGGAGGAGTGGGGGGGCAGAATAGAATGAGAGGCCACGCCCCGGATAACTTTCTACCAATGGGGAGGCGGCTCCACCTAAGCCGACCAACTCCGGGTTAACCCTTTTCTAGCCGCAGGCTTCCCCAGACACGCCCCCAACTAAGACTGAGCTTCAATTtcgtggggtgtgtgtgtgtgtgtgtgagtgtgtgtgagtgagtgagagccCGTGAGCGCTGGGGCAGCTACAGCTCCTTGGAGAGGCACACAGGGTAGGACTGcttagggttggggggggggggctgtagACACGCCCCAGTTGccaagagagaggggaaagaaggatggaacAAGAATCAAGACTTTCAACTCTGTTGGGGTCCCAATTCAAGCTCTTCTGTCATTACTTACACCCCCCCCATCTTTGCTGGGCCCCGGGTGGAGCCAGTACACCCCAAGGTAGCATCTGATttatccccaccaccacctttacccagggcaggggggggggggcgtgtgcCCCAATCCCGATTTTGGTGTAATGAGGAGGTGTCAGCGGTGCGGTACAAAGCACCTTTTGTTCACGAGCCCTCGGGAAGGGgcgggaggaagggggaggcaggTGCGCTGCCCCGGGACCGTGGGAGCCGCCTCACTCCGCCCCGCCCCGCCTCCAGGGTTCAGAGAACCCTGGCCCAACTAGCCTCTCCCTTGTAGTTCCGAAGACCTCTAGATGGGGGATGTCGACGGACAGGAACAGTGGCAGGCACCTTAGGTCATCACCCGGGCATCATGACAGCCCCTGGTGAGAGCCTCGGGGCAATCATAGTTAGTAGTAATATTGCGATATAATTCCCGATCATACAATGACGAGGAACAGAGAAAGGGCTTTAGGATCAGTCCAAGTCTTCAAGCCCACACAGGCTGTGTTGAGGCAGATCGCCGACCCTGGCGTCCGAATTCCACCTCAGACAGGTGTAGGCAAGCGAAGAAACCCAGCTACTTTCCACCCTTCCCCCGCCTTCTCCCAGAGCCATTCTCCGGCCCGGGCAGCATCGTCCTCTGGCGGTCGGAACAGGAACCTCCAAGTTCCCCAGTCCTGGACAGCTGAGGGGGTGGGCCCAGGCTTCTCAGAGCAGACAGAGGCTCGGAGGGAGGAAGGCgcttccaggtctcagtttattGCAGCTGAGGTCAAGCAGCGCCGGGCCCACTCCCACCCCTCCATATCTAGCCCCTCTCcgtgcctcccccccccccccgcccctatCCCAGGGTCAACAGTGCCGGGTTCCATATGGTGCTTCGCCTTCAGGAACCCCAgtagtgctataaaaatgctgcTCTTCGGCTTCTGGGCTCCAGGCTCCTCAGTCCTAGCAGAGCCGGCAGGCTGCCCCTCCACAGGCTCCTCAAGTTCGATGTCGAGGAAATGGGGGCCCACGGTGACTTCACGGTGATCTTACTGTCCCAGAATGGTATCAGACGCGTAGAACTGCCCCAGAGGCCGTTGGGGGAGGAGGCGCAGGTCTTGGGATAAAGGAGGCAGGGTTAAAGGGGCAGAACAAGGGGAGAGTGTAGACACCCTTCTACCAAAGGGTCGATCCCTTCATCCTCATCCTCAGCCCCTCCCCTCACCTACCTAGAAGGCACGACCAGGGACACCGAGCTATCTTCAGCGGGTCCCTCGCCTGAGAGGAGCCGTCCCTGGGGGTAGGAGGGCAGTGGCTTCCTTGGAGGTGGGGGCTTAGCAGGCCCCTGAGACtgacagagagaaggcagaatttCTCAGGGGAATGACCCCAAGAGTTCACCCACCATACCCAAACAAACCTATTGCTGCCAACGGTACCTCCTGAGAAGGTACCTCCTCTAGGGAAAGGCCTGGCACTGTGCCCAAGGGGCACCTTGCCCCAGCAACCACTGCCACAGGCCATCAGTGCTGCAGcccaggaggggggaggggctgtGCCCTCCCCCACACCATTACCTGTGGGCTCCTCACCACCGGGTCGGCAGGTAGCGGACGGGTGGGGGGGTTGGGTCGATCAATCAGTGCAGCCTGGACAGAGAGAGCAGTGCTGGTGAAGAAGAAGCCAGTGGGAGCATGTATGTGTTGGTTGTGGGGGGATGGCATTCGGAGGCTCCCTCCAATAGGGCTCCATGCTAACATGCGGCCTTAGGTTGGGATGGGTACATGCACAGGGGCAAGGATACATGCAGGGCACAGTTGGGCACCAGGGATTTCTGGTGCTAAAgtagtgggagaaagagaaaggaggagtaATGGAATAATTTGAGGGCAGGTAGGCTGTAGTGCCACGATATACCACCAGGTGGAGATACAGACCAAATTAGAAACCCTGTCCTTTTTCCATTGCCTTGCAGGGCACAGAGGGGTGCCCTTGCCCACCCAAACTCACAGCTGGGAGGGGTGGGGTAGGTATTTTCTTTCTCAATCCTAGTTTCTCATGTACGTGGGCAGAAGTTCAGGCTTACTATATCCCCAAGCTCCTCTGCCCACCCTGTGCAGGGCCTTGCCTGTTGCTCAGATTTACCTGCAGTTTCTTGGGCACAGGGTCCGGCGGGAGCGGCCGGGAAGGGGGGTCAGGGTGACCAAGAGCGCCAGACTGCGGAAAGAGCAGGAGAAGCATAGGGAGCACAGAGAAAGGACAAAGAGGGGTGGTGGGAGAAGAGGACAGTGGTGGAGGGAAGGATCAGAGAGTTACAGTTGGAGATACTGAGGAGTGGGGTCAAAATAAGAGGGTTTAGTCCCCAGTTGTGGGACAGCCAAGACCTTAGGATAGCAAGGGCATCATGCAGTTACTGAGCCGCATTCAAGAGTGGGGGGTGCCAGGCTGTGGGCATGCAaaccaacctcccccccccacctcatacAGTCActagagaatataaaatctaaTGCACCCTGGGATCCAGGAGCACTCCCTCCGATGTTTGTCCTGTGTATGTGGGGCCCCAAGCAGTGCCAATTTCTTTTACCCAATCCTGCAGTCAGAGGGCATCTGGGCCTCCTGATCCAGGGTGGCATCATTGAAGTGCCAGTGAGTAGCAGGCACAACACCCTCATCTCAATTAACGAGTTGTGCCAAACAACACTTCCATTGGTCACCCATCTTATGTTTCCCACCCCGGGTAGGATATGACTCCTCAGCCTCCTTGGAGCTGGCAAATTGGCATCAGGGCAGTGTCAGCCACTCTCAGACCATCCAGAACCTGCTGAAATAGGCACTAAGAATCCCCCTGAGGATCATGGAGGGGAGAGTTACCCAGCTGGGCTTATGGCTGAGTAGACAAATGTCCCTGCCCCTTCCTTTGACAGGTATCAGGAGCTCACCTTGGTGCTGGGCATCAGCTGGAGTTCTGTTGCCTGAGTCCTCTGAGGTGGGCCTGGACGCTCAGGGGGGCCAGATGGGGATGTCCTGAGGTAGGCGGAGGGGAAGGCAGTTTCAGACTCTGTTATCTACCCTCCAGGTACCAGATATGATTGCTTGAGAAGGCTAACCCTTTGTGAGACCCTTAGAAACTAAAGAGGAGTGTGTAGGGAACATCCCATCACTGATGGGCAGAGAAGGAGGGACTCCTCAATCTAGAGGTGAGGAAAGGGACCTGCTTACCTGTAACCATTGGCACAGACGCCCCCATGGAGAAATCGAACCTGGGCCTCAGTGGTGTCCCTGCAGGGGTTGGGCATAAGAGAATTAAGGGGTACATGTTTGAGGAGGATGGGAGCTGGGTAGGGGACCGATGAAAACAGAAGGTGAAAGGGGGCATAAGGGGCTGAGAAGAGGGAATGAAGGCCCAGGGCCAGAGACCTTAGTGGAAGCCACAGGTCTGGTACCTATACTGGGAACTGGTCCCCTTAAACTGGCAGAGTCTCCGCCGTAGGTGGGTACGGTGCCAATAGCAAGCTCCAAGGAGCATCAGCAGTGCCAGCAGGAGGAGACTGAGGAGCAATCCTGTAGTCAGGCCACTATTTGCTGTAGGACCGAAGAAGAAGGAAGATCAGAGGTGAGTAGGTCAGAAAAAGGAGATGGAGGTAGGAGTGGTCACTACTAACTAGCTAGGGGTgcccttaacctctctaggcctcactcagcttcttcatctgtgaaatgggagaatTCAAATAGATGATCTCTACAGTCACTACCAGCTCTGACATGCTGGGAATCTAGGGCAAGTGATCAGTCTCTCTCAGgtatgttgtttttccccccacccctgccctcctGGGCCCCATTTCCAGTGAATACCTTTGGGCTCCTGGCCGAGGGCCCCACTGTCCACACTGCCCCCAAAGCCTTGGTTCAAGCAATCAGGTGGTGCCCAGCCCTGGTCACAGTGGCAATGCCCATTGCTATTGCAGACCTGAAGAGGAaagagcaaaggaaggaaggaaataagcaagtATTAAACACTTCAGTGTGCcagacactttacaaacattatctcatttgatcctcacacaagaACCCtaggaagtgggtgctattattagccctattttatagttgaggaaactgagaagttaagtgacttgcccagggtcacatagctaataagtatctgaggtaggatttgaattcaggtcttccttgctccaggcccagtgctctatccactgttccacccagctgcctctgaagATACTTTGAGGGAAAAGGGGCGCCCAGGAAGCATTTTCCCCAATGTGATTCCAGCTTGAACAAATGTGAAAATGTCAAAACAAACCATCAGGAGTTTTGTGGAGGTCAATTAAAGAGGGAATTTTAGGAATAAGGGTACACAGAGCTAGAGAATCCAGGTGTGCCATCTACACAGTCTTCTCTTAGGGGTCAGGGTCCCAGGAATACCCATACTACCGTCTGCTCACCCCATGTCCATGGCACTTGCTCCGACACTCCTCTGCCCCCAGAAGTTCCACTGGCTGGCATGTCTGGTCAATGCAGACCTGCCCGGGATAGAGGAGGGAGACATAGACGGGTCAGCATTCTGAGGCCGCTTTCCTTTAACATTTAACAGAATCTCAGCATTGAAGGGGACTTCAAAGACCATTTGGTCTGACCTATGCCTCATCAGATATCTCTGGCTCACTCACCCAGCCAGGGGCACAAGCTGTGCCCGTCAGGGCCAGAAAGGGCTGGGCCACATCACTGCCCAGGTCCAGCTGTGTCCATTGGCAGGTCTGGCGTGTTCCATTGGCCTCAATGGTCTCTGTGAGTGTCTCCTGAGCAATGCCCAATAGGGGGTGGACACTACCACCTTGGCACTGGAGTTGCCCACAGCTGGCATCTCTATGAGGGAGGGCTAGAGAgtcaggggaagggagggaactgGGAATCACAgggtgaaggagggaaggaggatgacTGGAGAGCAAAGGGTCAGGAAGGATAGATGAGGGAGCAGAGGCCGGGGTTAGGCTGGGGGAGCATTCACTCACCGAGGAGCACAGGGCATGTAAGTGCCATTGTACTGTTTCCCACAGTTCCCAAAGCTATTTCCTCGTGTGTTGGCCACTTGGAGACAGACAGGGGTTGCAGGGCGGGCACTAGGACCCCAGAGTGCCTGGCACTGGGCAATGTAAGAGGCACAGTGCCCAGCAGCACAGACAGCTTTGCCCCCTGCACAGGGCTCACCATCCCCCAGGGTGACATCTGAGGGACACTGGGCACTGTCCCCTGAGCAGAACTCAGGCAGGTCACAGTCCCCCCGAGCTGGGCGGCATGGCCATCCTAATGGGCGCAACTGTGGGGAGAGAGGGCAGCAGTGAGTGGGCAGACACTTCCATTCCAATGCTATTTCTCTGTCATTTGTCACCAGgatcatcactaccaccatccCAACCCAAGTTACAGCTAGAGCATCCTAACTATGCCAGCCCTGTGCCCATACCTGGCAGTCTTGACAGCAGAGACCATCTGAAGCACATTGAGCCCCAGGGATCAGCTGGCAGCTGGAGGCATTACAGCAGGGATCAGAACACTCCTGGGCatggaacagagagagagagagagagtacaaaTGAGGAGGGTGGAAAGGTCAACTTGAAATTGTGGGGCAGAGGGCTCAGCATCCAGGGGATACCAGTCCCAGAATCAGAGTCAAGGGGCAGAGAGCTGAAAAAGAACCCTCTGAGAGGCTCAGGCAAAGGAGTTGCAATGGAGGAGCCCcaggtggggaagaaggagtAGGAGCCCCTCACCTCCCAGAAGCCACAGTCACACTGCTCGCCAGGCTCCACAAACAAGTTCCCACATCGAGGAGGGCGAGGGGCCAGCCGAGGTGGCCTAGAAAAGAGGCAGCTCCCTGCTCCCCTCAAAAGTGCCTTTTCCAATGCTTCTCTGCTACAGCTGCTAAAACTCAGACCAGGCAGGAACCTGAGggtggaggaaaagggggaaCATGGTGCAGAGGAGCCCTTCCTCTAACCCCCTTCCCCCACCGGACCCTTCGTCCCTCCCTGGTTTGGAGAGAGGGGTGTCACTCACGCTGTGGCAGCCTCCATGATACAGCTCTTGGCAGGAGGCTGGCCTGGGCATGGGCAGTTGCCTCCTGGGAGGTCATGTGTGAGGCCCAGGCTGTGCCCTAGCTCATGAGCCATGGTGGACGCCACCCCCAGAATGCTCACCGAATGGTCCTAGGGGCAGAAGGAATCAGGGTAGACAGGGGAACTCATAAGCTCAGAGGAGCTAAGAGGGAACTGCTCTAAAATTTTGGCTCATTGTCCACTTAAACATAGGAAGAAGTCTCTGGGAGAGGAAACCGCTCTTGTCCCACCTTCTCCTCAAAGCTTTCCCCCTGTGAAGTGTTCACTCCCTCCTCTGATCTCCACAGCCCTTACTGTCTGACCAGTTCATTTGGGGGCGGGTCTTAGAATGTCAGATCTTAGACAGCAGAATGTCAGGCTTGGCATATCCCATGTTAGGCTTGGAAGGCATCAGGGAGGTCAGCTAGTCAAAtgcatccttctcttcctcccattttacagatgaggttaacAAAGTCCAGGGAAAGGAAATtccttgcccaaggccacatgacTAGTACCTGACTTCACTTGAGTCTGGCTCTTCTGAGTTGGTTCTGTGGTCTGGCCCCTACACCATTCTGtctcattctgttttctttctggttccccaaATGGACCATAAGTTCCCTGAAGACAGGGCCCATTATCTTACACTTCCCCCGTGTCCCCACAGCATCCAGACTGTGGCCATCAGAGGGCATGCAGAGCATGTCATAAGTCCAGAGCTAAAggggacctcaaagaccatctagttcaaagTTCAGCaaactactggggcagctaggtggaccagtAGATGGcgtgctgaccttggagtcaggaagacctaagttcaaatctgaccatagactcttatgaactgtgtgaccctgggcaagtcacttaaccctgattgcctccaataaataaacaaacagatgaataaataaaatttgggcagggtaataatagcacctacttcccagggttcttgtgagtcTTTTTGGGGGGGACCAATgcgggttaagtcacacagctagtaaatgtcaagtgcctgaggtcagatttgaactcctgaatccagggctggtgctttatccactgtgctacctagctgcccctcttgtgaggcttaaatgagataataattaaaagtatttagcacagtgcctgacatataggaagtgctatataaatgttagcaattattattattatcattattattattttaatcattatgCCCCATGGCCTGCAGCCTGTTTTTGTAAATCCATGAGTTGGggatgttttttacattttaaaatatgataaaacattcaaaaatgtaaaaaccactTCTGTACAAAAACAGATGGATTGTAGCTTGCCATCCCCTTCAGTCCAACTTCTTCATGTTATAGtaggtgaggaaattaaggcccaaagAAGTGACACAATTCATCTAAGGCCACATCTGATGAACATCaaaggggagatttgaacccaggtcttctgactggaGAATCAATTCTCTTTGTACAGTACTGTTCTTCCAGTAAAAGGCACTAAGTGACATCAGATGGAATTGAATggctaggggtggggtgggggaggaggacaaagtggaaggagggagaagggtcaGAGAGAGATCCAGGAAAACTTACCACGTTCACTCCCCCCGAGAGGCGTGGGGAGCAGATGGAGTTCTGTACTGTCATGCCCACAGCAGAGTTCAGAAATAGGGTAGTCctaaggggagagagggagttaGAGGTTGATACCATCCAAGGGCATCCAACGGTCAAGTCCCATCCTGATGGGAGGGGTCTGGGCAGAGGAGAACGGCTCTTACGTGACCAGCTGGGCACTATCGTGAGCCAGTCGAGGGAGCAGCTCCGCCTGACGCCAGTGGAGGAAGCGTTCCAGCGTGATGCCCGCATCTTTATCCACGGTAATCAGGTCCTTCTCGTTCCAGACCTCCACACCCACAAGTGCCACCCTGACGTTAAGGGGCCTAAAGAACTGATCGGGAAGAATGGTCAAGCCTTCTTTGCTGCTCTGTGCCTGGGCCAGCAGGTACTAGGCTCCCCCTACCCACCCTCCTTGGAAACTCACCGCATCCACCTGGTTAGCCACTTCTAGCATCCGCGTCTGGAGTTGGTGGAGGTCTGGGTATTTCTGGACCTGTtatagaaggaggaagaagatacTCCGGTGAGAGGCACGGAGAGACACCAGACAGAGCAGGCACCAGATACCAACCTCCTTACCTCCTTGTGGTCAGCCACTATCACCAGCTCCACAAACTTTGTCTCTGTTACCACATCCCGTTTACTCTGcatggcagggagggaggggagacaaAAAGAAGGGTCAATGATCATCAACAGTCCAGTTCaactcagtaagcatttattaaatgcccaatGTGTGTGAAGGACTATATTAGGTGCAGGCAGAATGTCTAACTTCTATTTAAAATCTTACCCGATATAGATGATGCAGGCCCAGATTGAGCTCTGACTGTGCCTCAGTGAACACCTGGGATCCTGGGTTCAGGGCACAGGTGCCTCCTGTCAGGTGAACATCTTCTATCTTGGAGATATGGGTAACTCCCCAAGGCCCAGGATCTAAGGTATATACTTTCTCTGGGGATAGGGCAACCACTCCTCTAGGGAGAGAAGCAGGAATTCAAGATGGTACCTCAGCTCCTCAGGCCCATTTGCCCTCTCTCCCCACATCTGCCACTCTACCTGAGTCCAGAGCAAGTGCAAACAGAGACCCAAGAGTCTGGGTGGTCCTGTACTGTTCCTTGGTAGCAACAATTCTCCTGTATCAGAGAATCAAACCTAATGAGAATCTGAGAGAAAGACACTGAGAGGACTTACATTGACACAGAAAGGCACCCTCTTTCCACTTCTCTCCCAGGGAAATTTAGCCTTAGAGATCCACTCATTCCCTGAATAATCAACATACCTGGCACATTGGGGTCTAACTCACCAGAGTGTCTCCCTCATTTGCCACCTGGGTGCCATCAGGCTGGTACCACACTAGGGTCAGGCTGTCTGGGACCAGCTCCCTAGAGGCCAAAATAAGGAAAAGACAGAGTCAACGGTACCTTCCACCCATGGGGAGTGAGTGGCCCAGCTGCTAATGGCTGTAACACAAAACCCTGGGTAAGGGAGCTGTCACCCTTTGCAGTGCTAAACACAATGAGCATTGCCTGTTTGGGACCCTCTGGTGCACTCACCCATTCTGTTGCAGCTCCAAGATATGGCTTTTACCCTCCAGCTCTAGTTTGATCTGTAATTCCTGGGGGATCCTGTCCTGTAGGGGAAGATACTATCACCCACCTAGCACTCCCTGCTATGCTCGCCAACCCTCCAAAAGCCAGAAAGACTCGGGCTCTCAAGGGAGTCCTGAAGGTTAGATCAtgaggatgggggcaggggagtCTCAAGGGAGAAATCAGGAAGCCCCACCTGGCTGGGATCATTGTTTAGGGGGGGGACGTGGGGGTCAAAGGAGGTATCTAAGCCGCCCCCTTCTCGGCTTCCTGCCTGAAGAGGAAATGGTAAGGAGGACCCATTCCCGGCCCCAGCCCTTCCTCTGACTCAACTTTGGGGTGGGGGATGCAGTGAGAAGCCCCTCCTCTCTAAGTTTCCCCTAAGGTCCTGGACAATCACCACTAGGATGGGGGCATGAGGGTGGGGTTCCGAGTAGATGGGAACATAAGCTTTGAGTTAGAATCCTTCTAGATTGAGTGGATAGAGATGGGGTGTTAGGGTTGGGGGAACAAGCAAACAGATGTGTTTTATGAGTGAAGGTGGGGGAAGCATGGAAATATCCTTAAGCGTTAAGTATTCTActagagaagagatgaaggaCTCCGGGCAGGAGATTTTGAAGGGAGTaggcagaaataaaaataaaataatacatttcagCTTCACAAAAGTTTTTCCTTCTAACATGCAGTTTTTCTTCTAACAACAATGAGGTAGGTAGTGtaattttattatcttcatttcccaGAAGGGGAAACcgagattcagagaggttaggtgaattgcctagggtcacacagctattaaaaaaGTCATATCAGGGATTCAAATGCAagagtctcctgattccaaatgtaaaaggaaaaatcCATTATACTATCTACACTGAGAATGAATACAGGCTGGCATAACACACCCTAGGTTTTAAGAAGGGTGGGCAGAAAAAGAGAACAGGGAT is part of the Dromiciops gliroides isolate mDroGli1 chromosome 4, mDroGli1.pri, whole genome shotgun sequence genome and encodes:
- the ADAM15 gene encoding disintegrin and metalloproteinase domain-containing protein 15 isoform X5 — translated: MRPLNVRVALVGVEVWNEKDLITVDKDAGITLERFLHWRQAELLPRLAHDSAQLVTTTLFLNSAVGMTVQNSICSPRLSGGVNVDHSVSILGVASTMAHELGHSLGLTHDLPGGNCPCPGQPPAKSCIMEAATAFLPGLSFSSCSREALEKALLRGAGSCLFSRPPRLAPRPPRCGNLFVEPGEQCDCGFWEECSDPCCNASSCQLIPGAQCASDGLCCQDCQLRPLGWPCRPARGDCDLPEFCSGDSAQCPSDVTLGDGEPCAGGKAVCAAGHCASYIAQCQALWGPSARPATPVCLQVANTRGNSFGNCGKQYNGTYMPCAPRDASCGQLQCQGGSVHPLLGIAQETLTETIEANGTRQTCQWTQLDLGSDVAQPFLALTGTACAPGWVCIDQTCQPVELLGAEECRSKCHGHGVCNSNGHCHCDQGWAPPDCLNQGFGGSVDSGALGQEPKANSGLTTGLLLSLLLLALLMLLGACYWHRTHLRRRLCQFKGTSSQYRDTTEAQVRFLHGGVCANGYRTSPSGPPERPGPPQRTQATELQLMPSTKSGALGHPDPPSRPLPPDPVPKKLQAALIDRPNPPTRPLPADPVVRSPQSQGPAKPPPPRKPLPSYPQGRLLSGEGPAEDSSVSLVVPSRPAPPPPTASGAVLRV
- the ADAM15 gene encoding disintegrin and metalloproteinase domain-containing protein 15 isoform X1 codes for the protein MRLALLWALGLLGAGSPMPSGPLLDTGQIGEQFPLPEGLPRGYLVPQVLRGNLTFNLSEALQDRIPQELQIKLELEGKSHILELQQNGELVPDSLTLVWYQPDGTQVANEGDTLENCCYQGTVQDHPDSWVSVCTCSGLRGVVALSPEKVYTLDPGPWGVTHISKIEDVHLTGGTCALNPGSQVFTEAQSELNLGLHHLYRSKRDVVTETKFVELVIVADHKEVQKYPDLHQLQTRMLEVANQVDAFFRPLNVRVALVGVEVWNEKDLITVDKDAGITLERFLHWRQAELLPRLAHDSAQLVTTTLFLNSAVGMTVQNSICSPRLSGGVNVDHSVSILGVASTMAHELGHSLGLTHDLPGGNCPCPGQPPAKSCIMEAATAFLPGLSFSSCSREALEKALLRGAGSCLFSRPPRLAPRPPRCGNLFVEPGEQCDCGFWEECSDPCCNASSCQLIPGAQCASDGLCCQDCQLRPLGWPCRPARGDCDLPEFCSGDSAQCPSDVTLGDGEPCAGGKAVCAAGHCASYIAQCQALWGPSARPATPVCLQVANTRGNSFGNCGKQYNGTYMPCAPRDASCGQLQCQGGSVHPLLGIAQETLTETIEANGTRQTCQWTQLDLGSDVAQPFLALTGTACAPGWVCIDQTCQPVELLGAEECRSKCHGHGVCNSNGHCHCDQGWAPPDCLNQGFGGSVDSGALGQEPKANSGLTTGLLLSLLLLALLMLLGACYWHRTHLRRRLCQFKGTSSQYRDTTEAQVRFLHGGVCANGYRTSPSGPPERPGPPQRTQATELQLMPSTKSGALGHPDPPSRPLPPDPVPKKLQAALIDRPNPPTRPLPADPVVRSPQSQGPAKPPPPRKPLPSYPQGRLLSGEGPAEDSSVSLVVPSRPAPPPPTASGAVLRV
- the ADAM15 gene encoding disintegrin and metalloproteinase domain-containing protein 15 isoform X3, whose protein sequence is MRLALLWALGLLGAGSPMPSGPLLDTGQIGEQFPLPEGLPRGYLVPQVLRGNLTFNLSEALQDRIPQELQIKLELEGKSHILELQQNGELVPDSLTLVWYQPDGTQVANEGDTLENCCYQGTVQDHPDSWVSVCTCSGLRGVVALSPEKVYTLDPGPWGVTHISKIEDVHLTGGTCALNPGSQVFTEAQSELNLGLHHLYRSKRDVVTETKFVELVIVADHKEVQKYPDLHQLQTRMLEVANQVDAFFRPLNVRVALVGVEVWNEKDLITVDKDAGITLERFLHWRQAELLPRLAHDSAQLVTTTLFLNSAVGMTVQNSICSPRLSGGVNVDHSVSILGVASTMAHELGHSLGLTHDLPGGNCPCPGQPPAKSCIMEAATAFLPGLSFSSCSREALEKALLRGAGSCLFSRPPRLAPRPPRCGNLFVEPGEQCDCGFWEECSDPCCNASSCQLIPGAQCASDGLCCQDCQLRPLGWPCRPARGDCDLPEFCSGDSAQCPSDVTLGDGEPCAGGKAVCAAGHCASYIAQCQALWGPSARPATPVCLQVANTRGNSFGNCGKQYNGTYMPCAPRDASCGQLQCQGGSVHPLLGIAQETLTETIEANGTRQTCQWTQLDLGSDVAQPFLALTGTACAPGWVCIDQTCQPVELLGAEECRSKCHGHGVCNSNGHCHCDQGWAPPDCLNQGFGGSVDSGALGQEPKANSGLTTGLLLSLLLLALLMLLGACYWHRTHLRRRLCQFKGTSSQYRDTTEAQVRFLHGGVCANGYRTSPSGPPERPGPPQRTQATELQLMPSTKSQGPAKPPPPRKPLPSYPQGRLLSGEGPAEDSSVSLVVPSRPAPPPPTASGAVLRV
- the ADAM15 gene encoding disintegrin and metalloproteinase domain-containing protein 15 isoform X2, encoding MRLALLWALGLLGAGSPMPSGPLLDTGQIGEQFPLPEGLPRGYLVPQVLRGNLTFNLSEALQDRIPQELQIKLELEGKSHILELQQNGELVPDSLTLVWYQPDGTQVANEGDTLENCCYQGTVQDHPDSWVSVCTCSGLRGVVALSPEKVYTLDPGPWGVTHISKIEDVHLTGGTCALNPGSQVFTEAQSELNLGLHHLYRSKRDVVTETKFVELVIVADHKEVQKYPDLHQLQTRMLEVANQVDAFFRPLNVRVALVGVEVWNEKDLITVDKDAGITLERFLHWRQAELLPRLAHDSAQLVTTTLFLNSAVGMTVQNSICSPRLSGGVNVDHSVSILGVASTMAHELGHSLGLTHDLPGGNCPCPGQPPAKSCIMEAATAFLPGLSFSSCSREALEKALLRGAGSCLFSRPPRLAPRPPRCGNLFVEPGEQCDCGFWEECSDPCCNASSCQLIPGAQCASDGLCCQDCQLRPLGWPCRPARGDCDLPEFCSGDSAQCPSDVTLGDGEPCAGGKAVCAAGHCASYIAQCQALWGPSARPATPVCLQVANTRGNSFGNCGKQYNGTYMPCAPRDASCGQLQCQGGSVHPLLGIAQETLTETIEANGTRQTCQWTQLDLGSDVAQPFLALTGTACAPGWVCIDQTCQPVELLGAEECRSKCHGHGVCNSNGHCHCDQGWAPPDCLNQGFGGSVDSGALGQEPKANSGLTTGLLLSLLLLALLMLLGACYWHRTHLRRRLCQFKGTSSQYRDTTEAQVRFLHGGVCANGYRTSPSGPPERPGPPQRTQATELQLMPSTKSGALGHPDPPSRPLPPDPVPKKLQSQGPAKPPPPRKPLPSYPQGRLLSGEGPAEDSSVSLVVPSRPAPPPPTASGAVLRV